Proteins encoded by one window of Caldalkalibacillus thermarum:
- the addA gene encoding helicase-exonuclease AddAB subunit AddA has protein sequence MKVKAKPQSSQWTDEQWQAIAAGGNNMLVAAAAGSGKTAVLVERIIQKIIDPDHPVDVDRLLIVTFTNAAASEMRKRIGEAIERELDRRPASLHLRRQLSLLNRAMICTLHSFCLSVVRKHYYKLDIDPQFRIADETEAELLKEEVLEELFEEEYGKPGNESFYALVDRYTSDRGDAELSALISKVYEFSRAHPDPDAWLERMAASYEVHPAASVDELPWTQDVLQSVKLQLEGCQAVLEQALAWAEAPGGPAPYVETLADDLRQITSLLEKQTWTELYAGFGQLALAKLKPVRGDEADKTLQEKVKASREQVKKQLNKLHQQLFSRPPEELVEDVRQMAPVVCTLVRLVQAFAERYWQVKKARGLVDFNDLEHLALRILSNKDGQPGHSEARSVAKHSKPQDYTGDQPAGESVLPRLFPSEVALDLQQQFVEVLVDEYQDTNLVQEAILQLVTRGNNLFMVGDVKQSIYRFRLAEPGLFLHKYKCFTPTGEGAGLRIDLARNFRSRAEVLDATNYIFRQIMDESIGEIAYDQEAELKLGASYPEYEDTAAELLVINRGEQVSEGPAEREENQAESSGEEQAEEELETAQLEARLIARKIKTLIEKPHQVMDKQTGCLRNITYRDIVILMRSMPWAPVLMEELKQQGIPVYAELSSGYFEAVEVSTMLSLLKVIDNPDQDIPLAAVLRSPVVGLTEDELAEIRLAHRQGTYFDALKTACRTLAHQPLGQKLNHFYNRLQVWRTRARQGALSELIWQLYRETGYYDFVGGLPGGKQRQANLRVLYDRARTYEATSFRGLFRFLRFIERIQDRGDDLGTARALGEQEDVVRLMTIHKSKGLEFPVVFVAGLGKGFNMKDLRGGVLLHKELGFGSRFIDPEQRIAYPTLPQLALKERLHLEMIAEEMRVLYVALTRAKEKLFLIGTVKDGQKTLERWQAALEHPDWLLPAHERAQASSYLDWIGPAVIRHREAQASLGTKQAGTGQQGSVAEGIRGVNEVAQDPSRWTVTLVEQSELTQLDEEQKAREEAYLEALKKGLPVEESSPFRDRVQRQLSWQYPYRMATFHHSKQSVTEIKRAWIAADAYTDSDYIGMFRSSLAERPRFVQEEQQLSAAEKGTAMHLVMQHVPLQPPVTHESVQRLIKHMVEQELLTQEQAQVIDAPAIVRFFESDIGQRLLRASFVRREVPFSYGLPAREAYRDWEEDLQQAGEEEVVLVQGVIDCMFRDDQGLVLLDYKTDTIEGRFQGGFEEDKAVLLERYHVQLQLYTRAVEEIWQEKVAAKYLYFFDGGHWLAIP, from the coding sequence ATGAAGGTGAAAGCTAAACCACAAAGCAGCCAGTGGACCGATGAGCAATGGCAGGCGATTGCCGCCGGAGGGAACAATATGCTGGTGGCCGCTGCAGCGGGAAGCGGTAAAACAGCGGTTTTGGTAGAGCGGATTATTCAAAAAATCATTGATCCCGACCATCCCGTTGATGTGGACCGGCTGTTGATCGTCACCTTTACCAACGCGGCGGCCAGTGAGATGCGCAAGCGAATCGGCGAGGCCATTGAAAGGGAGTTGGACAGGCGGCCTGCCTCCCTGCATCTGCGCCGCCAACTTTCCCTGTTAAACAGGGCGATGATTTGTACCTTGCATTCCTTTTGCTTGAGCGTGGTGCGCAAACATTATTACAAACTGGATATTGACCCTCAGTTTCGCATTGCTGATGAAACGGAAGCGGAGCTGCTTAAGGAAGAAGTGCTGGAGGAACTGTTTGAAGAGGAGTACGGCAAGCCGGGGAATGAAAGCTTTTATGCCCTGGTCGACCGCTATACGTCTGACCGGGGGGATGCTGAGCTTTCGGCACTGATCAGTAAGGTGTATGAATTTTCCCGGGCCCATCCGGATCCTGATGCCTGGCTGGAGAGGATGGCGGCCAGTTACGAGGTTCACCCAGCTGCTTCTGTGGATGAACTGCCCTGGACCCAGGATGTGCTGCAAAGTGTCAAACTGCAACTGGAGGGCTGTCAAGCCGTGTTGGAACAAGCCTTGGCCTGGGCGGAAGCACCGGGTGGGCCCGCTCCCTATGTTGAGACGCTGGCTGATGATCTCCGCCAGATCACAAGCCTTCTGGAGAAACAGACTTGGACCGAGCTGTATGCTGGTTTCGGGCAGCTGGCGTTGGCCAAGCTGAAACCGGTCCGGGGTGATGAGGCAGACAAGACCTTGCAAGAAAAGGTGAAAGCAAGCCGGGAGCAGGTGAAGAAACAGCTTAATAAGCTCCATCAACAGCTGTTCAGCCGTCCACCGGAAGAGCTGGTGGAGGATGTGCGCCAGATGGCACCTGTGGTGTGCACGTTGGTACGCCTGGTCCAGGCCTTCGCCGAGCGCTACTGGCAGGTCAAAAAGGCCCGCGGGCTTGTGGATTTTAATGATTTGGAGCATCTTGCCTTGCGCATCTTGAGCAACAAAGACGGTCAGCCGGGCCACTCGGAAGCACGGTCAGTTGCAAAACACAGCAAGCCCCAGGACTATACGGGTGACCAGCCTGCCGGTGAATCCGTGCTGCCCAGGCTGTTTCCCTCTGAAGTCGCCCTGGACTTGCAACAACAATTTGTGGAAGTCCTGGTGGATGAGTATCAGGATACCAACCTGGTGCAGGAAGCCATTTTACAGTTGGTGACGAGAGGAAACAACTTGTTTATGGTGGGCGATGTGAAGCAGAGCATTTACCGCTTCCGCCTGGCAGAGCCCGGCTTGTTTCTGCACAAATACAAATGCTTTACCCCAACGGGGGAGGGAGCCGGCCTGCGCATTGATCTGGCCCGCAACTTTCGCAGCCGGGCCGAGGTGCTGGATGCCACCAACTATATTTTCCGCCAGATCATGGATGAAAGCATTGGTGAAATCGCCTATGACCAAGAGGCAGAGCTCAAGCTGGGGGCCTCCTATCCAGAGTATGAAGACACGGCAGCCGAATTGCTGGTTATTAACCGGGGGGAACAGGTAAGTGAAGGCCCTGCTGAAAGAGAGGAAAACCAAGCAGAAAGCAGCGGGGAGGAGCAAGCGGAGGAAGAGCTGGAGACGGCCCAGCTGGAAGCCAGGCTGATTGCCCGCAAAATTAAGACCCTGATCGAAAAACCACACCAAGTCATGGATAAACAGACAGGATGCTTGCGCAACATCACCTACCGGGACATTGTCATTTTGATGCGCTCCATGCCCTGGGCACCTGTCTTGATGGAAGAGCTGAAGCAGCAGGGCATCCCTGTCTATGCTGAGCTGTCCAGCGGTTATTTTGAGGCGGTGGAAGTGTCCACCATGCTCTCCTTGCTGAAAGTGATCGACAACCCTGACCAGGATATTCCTTTGGCCGCCGTGCTCCGTTCACCTGTTGTCGGCCTGACGGAAGATGAACTGGCCGAGATCCGCCTTGCCCACAGGCAGGGCACCTATTTCGATGCCTTGAAAACCGCCTGCCGCACGCTCGCCCATCAACCGCTGGGCCAGAAGCTGAACCACTTTTACAACCGGTTGCAAGTGTGGCGCACCCGGGCCCGACAGGGAGCCCTGTCCGAACTGATCTGGCAGCTGTACCGGGAAACGGGCTACTACGACTTTGTGGGGGGCCTGCCCGGCGGCAAACAGCGGCAAGCCAATTTGCGCGTCTTGTATGACCGAGCCCGCACCTATGAAGCCACCTCTTTCCGCGGACTGTTCCGTTTCTTGCGGTTTATCGAGCGGATCCAAGACCGGGGGGATGACCTGGGCACGGCCAGAGCCCTTGGTGAACAGGAAGACGTGGTACGCCTGATGACCATTCATAAAAGTAAGGGGCTTGAATTTCCCGTGGTCTTTGTGGCCGGATTGGGCAAAGGGTTCAACATGAAAGATCTGCGTGGAGGCGTATTGTTGCATAAGGAGTTAGGCTTCGGCTCCCGGTTTATCGATCCGGAGCAGCGCATCGCTTATCCCACCTTGCCCCAACTGGCCCTTAAAGAGCGGCTGCACCTGGAAATGATTGCTGAAGAGATGCGTGTGCTGTATGTGGCCTTAACCCGGGCCAAGGAGAAGTTGTTCCTGATCGGCACGGTGAAAGATGGGCAGAAAACCCTGGAGCGCTGGCAAGCCGCCCTGGAGCACCCAGACTGGCTTTTGCCTGCCCATGAGCGGGCCCAGGCCTCCTCATATCTGGATTGGATCGGGCCGGCAGTGATCCGCCACCGGGAGGCGCAAGCCTCGCTGGGGACAAAGCAAGCTGGCACAGGACAACAGGGTAGCGTGGCAGAGGGGATCCGGGGGGTTAATGAAGTGGCCCAGGATCCGTCCCGCTGGACAGTCACTCTGGTGGAACAGTCTGAGTTGACACAGCTGGATGAGGAGCAAAAAGCCCGGGAGGAAGCTTATCTTGAAGCCCTTAAAAAAGGTCTGCCGGTAGAGGAGAGCAGTCCTTTCCGGGATCGGGTCCAGCGGCAGCTGTCCTGGCAGTATCCCTACCGGATGGCCACCTTCCATCACTCCAAGCAGTCGGTGACGGAAATCAAGCGGGCTTGGATAGCAGCTGACGCCTATACCGACAGCGACTATATCGGCATGTTCCGTTCCTCACTGGCGGAACGGCCCCGCTTTGTCCAGGAGGAACAGCAGCTTTCGGCAGCTGAGAAGGGAACAGCCATGCATCTGGTCATGCAACATGTGCCCCTTCAACCCCCGGTGACTCATGAAAGCGTACAAAGACTGATCAAACACATGGTGGAACAGGAACTGTTAACCCAGGAACAGGCCCAGGTGATTGATGCACCGGCCATTGTCCGCTTTTTTGAAAGCGACATTGGCCAGCGCCTTCTGCGTGCTTCCTTCGTGCGCCGGGAAGTGCCGTTCAGCTATGGATTGCCTGCCCGTGAGGCTTACCGGGATTGGGAAGAGGATCTCCAGCAAGCAGGGGAAGAGGAAGTGGTGCTGGTCCAAGGGGTGATCGACTGTATGTTTCGTGATGACCAGGGACTGGTGTTGCTGGATTACAAAACGGATACCATTGAGGGCCGCTTCCAAGGCGGATTTGAGGAAGACAAAGCAGTTTTGCTGGAACGTTATCACGTTCAGCTTCAGCTGTATACGCGGGCAGTGGAAGAGATCTGGCAGGAAAAAGTGGCAGCGAAATATTTGTACTTCTTCGATGGTGGTCATTGGCTGGCTATCCCGTAA
- a CDS encoding exonuclease SbcCD subunit D — MRLLHTADWHLGRTLEGRSRLDEQAQFLDELYEIVVAEKIDAILIAGDVFDTFNPPAAAEQLFYDSLSRLADKGKRPVVVIAGNHDHPDRLSAAVPLAREQGITILGYPTEEVQHIFIPQAGEELRLAALAYPSESRLNELLAQNHDETVLRDEYDQRIRQVFANMARHFAADTVNVAMSHLYVAGGSTTESERPIEVGGAYTVRATSLPSAAQYVALGHLHRPQDVKKALAPARYSGSPLAFSFSETGYAKSVTVVDVKPGSQAQVHEIHLSSGKPLVRWKAEEGLAAVYHWIEEGRDKNAWIDLEVHVEHALSLAEIHRLRKLHPGLIHIRPVFPEQEHKSSSQREANLPIDELFKRFYQHQTGGPPEEGLVRLFLELVNEQREEEEA, encoded by the coding sequence GTGCGCTTACTGCATACAGCCGACTGGCACCTGGGCCGCACACTGGAAGGGCGCAGCCGGTTGGACGAACAAGCGCAATTTTTGGATGAGCTGTACGAGATCGTGGTCGCAGAAAAAATAGATGCCATTCTCATCGCCGGAGATGTGTTTGATACATTCAATCCGCCGGCAGCGGCAGAGCAGCTGTTTTACGACAGCCTGTCCCGCCTGGCAGATAAAGGAAAGCGTCCGGTGGTGGTGATTGCCGGCAACCATGATCATCCTGACCGTTTGTCAGCGGCGGTGCCCCTGGCCAGGGAGCAGGGCATCACCATTCTGGGCTATCCGACGGAGGAAGTGCAGCACATCTTCATCCCGCAGGCAGGGGAAGAGCTGCGCCTGGCTGCTTTAGCCTATCCGTCGGAATCCCGCCTCAATGAACTTCTGGCCCAAAACCACGATGAGACCGTGTTGCGGGACGAGTATGACCAGCGCATCCGCCAAGTGTTTGCCAATATGGCCCGGCACTTTGCCGCCGATACGGTTAATGTGGCCATGAGCCATCTGTATGTAGCCGGCGGAAGCACAACCGAATCGGAACGGCCTATTGAAGTGGGCGGCGCCTATACAGTGCGGGCCACCAGCCTGCCTTCTGCCGCCCAGTATGTTGCTTTAGGCCATTTGCACCGCCCGCAAGACGTGAAGAAAGCCCTGGCTCCGGCCCGTTATTCTGGCTCTCCCCTGGCCTTCAGCTTCTCAGAAACAGGGTATGCCAAGTCGGTCACCGTGGTGGATGTGAAGCCGGGAAGCCAGGCTCAGGTCCATGAAATCCATCTTTCCAGCGGGAAGCCCCTGGTGCGCTGGAAAGCTGAAGAAGGACTGGCGGCTGTGTACCACTGGATTGAAGAGGGACGTGACAAGAACGCCTGGATTGACCTGGAGGTGCACGTTGAACACGCCCTGTCCCTTGCGGAGATTCACCGCTTGCGTAAACTGCATCCCGGTTTGATCCATATCCGTCCGGTCTTCCCGGAACAGGAGCATAAGAGCAGCAGCCAGCGGGAGGCTAATTTGCCTATTGATGAA